One window of the Allosaccharopolyspora coralli genome contains the following:
- a CDS encoding MCE family protein gives MRGFRTTAAKMALFSVITLLLTTVLAMTVANSTSQNTVNYTAEFADASGLGEGDDVRINGVKVGKVIALDLSEKAQAQVTFEVAAGRELGRDASATVKYRNIAGQRYLALDAVVHAPNAVLAPEGVIPAERTRPALDLTELFNGFKPLFQALSPEDVNKLSFELIQVLQGEGGTMEGLLERTASLTSTIAKKDEVIGQVIDNLNQVMGTVSARGPQLSELLDSLQQLVTGLAEQREPIGDAVTALDELTNTTGDLVQEARPPLRRDITALNNLAGVLDKGIPKLEHDLRTLPYRLNSLTRTVSYGSWFNFYLCQMQGNVGSRELEINLPLNPIPPAEVSERCKV, from the coding sequence ATGAGGGGTTTTCGGACCACGGCGGCGAAGATGGCGCTGTTCAGCGTGATCACGTTGCTGTTGACCACGGTGCTGGCCATGACGGTGGCGAATTCGACCTCCCAGAACACCGTCAACTACACGGCGGAGTTCGCGGACGCCTCAGGGCTGGGCGAGGGCGACGACGTGCGGATCAACGGCGTGAAAGTCGGCAAGGTGATCGCCCTCGACCTCTCGGAGAAGGCGCAGGCACAGGTCACCTTCGAGGTCGCGGCAGGGCGCGAGCTCGGCAGGGACGCGTCGGCGACGGTGAAGTATCGCAACATCGCGGGCCAGCGGTATCTCGCGCTGGACGCGGTGGTGCACGCCCCGAACGCGGTACTGGCGCCGGAAGGCGTGATCCCGGCGGAACGGACGCGTCCCGCATTGGATCTGACCGAACTGTTCAACGGGTTCAAACCGCTGTTCCAAGCCTTGTCCCCCGAGGACGTGAACAAGCTGTCCTTCGAACTCATCCAGGTGCTGCAGGGTGAGGGCGGCACCATGGAGGGTTTGCTGGAACGAACCGCGTCGTTGACGTCGACGATCGCGAAGAAGGACGAGGTGATCGGGCAGGTCATCGACAACCTCAACCAGGTGATGGGCACCGTGAGCGCACGCGGCCCGCAACTGTCGGAACTCCTGGACTCACTGCAGCAGCTCGTCACCGGGCTCGCCGAGCAACGCGAGCCGATCGGCGACGCGGTCACGGCGTTGGACGAGCTCACCAACACGACCGGTGATCTGGTGCAGGAGGCTCGTCCGCCGTTGCGGCGGGACATCACGGCGCTGAACAACCTGGCGGGTGTGCTCGACAAGGGCATTCCGAAGTTGGAGCACGACCTGCGGACGCTGCCGTACCGGTTGAACTCGTTGACCAGGACCGTCAGCTACGGAAGCTGGTTCAACTTCTACCTGTGCCAGATGCAGGGCAACGTCGGCAGCCGGGAGCTGGAGATCAACCTCCCGCTCAATCCGATCCCACCGGCCGAGGTCTCGGAAAGGTGCAAGGTATGA
- a CDS encoding MCE family protein gives MNRRREPSRGRYQLYGAVLLIVAAVFIAATIGIYAKVFRSEVPVSLETDRVGNQMRVGADVKVRGAVVGDVTEIRQSDDGAVLELALQPDKADLVPAGVTAKLLPKTLFGERYVALDTSSGGGTGPIAAGAVIPQDRSEGTIEIEKVLDDLMPVLQALQPQKLSTTLSAISNALQGRGEQAGETLVGLNDYLQKLDPALPDLEAVLGRIDDVANTYADAAPELLTALEDLSATSRTVVENREQIAGMLGSLTTTAQDGTRFLAANRENFINVTAESRATLEVLEKYAPQYPCMLTQFADQVETGERSFGKGKKNPEMGRFTIEFTASRGKYVPGRDDPEYNDKRGPRCYPWVQNPDVFPQYPPGGPVDDGSYKPPPPRESPLPVRPPGEGVPTDGEPAPDFGDNPASTTPNSASAPQIKHSAAERDLLGMLLAPSMGVAPDEVPRWSDLLVGPVFRGQEVTVR, from the coding sequence ATGAACAGACGCAGGGAACCGAGTCGAGGCCGGTACCAGCTCTACGGTGCCGTCCTGCTGATCGTGGCCGCGGTGTTCATCGCGGCCACCATCGGGATCTACGCCAAGGTGTTCCGCTCGGAAGTGCCCGTCAGTTTGGAAACCGACCGGGTCGGCAACCAGATGCGGGTCGGGGCCGACGTGAAGGTGCGCGGTGCGGTCGTGGGCGACGTGACCGAGATCCGGCAGTCCGACGACGGTGCCGTGCTCGAGCTCGCGCTCCAGCCGGACAAGGCCGACCTCGTCCCCGCCGGGGTCACCGCGAAACTGCTGCCGAAGACCCTGTTCGGCGAGCGCTACGTCGCGCTGGACACGTCCTCCGGTGGGGGCACCGGTCCGATCGCCGCGGGCGCCGTGATCCCGCAGGACCGCAGCGAGGGGACCATCGAGATCGAGAAGGTCCTCGACGATCTGATGCCCGTGTTGCAGGCACTGCAGCCGCAGAAGTTGTCGACCACGTTGAGCGCGATCTCAAACGCCTTGCAAGGGCGAGGTGAGCAAGCGGGCGAGACGCTCGTAGGGCTCAACGACTACTTGCAGAAGCTCGATCCGGCCCTACCGGACCTGGAAGCGGTGCTGGGACGCATCGACGACGTGGCCAACACCTACGCCGACGCCGCACCGGAACTGTTGACGGCACTCGAAGACCTCAGCGCGACGAGCCGGACGGTGGTGGAGAACAGGGAACAGATCGCCGGCATGCTCGGATCGCTGACGACGACCGCGCAGGACGGCACCCGGTTCCTGGCGGCCAACCGGGAGAACTTCATCAACGTGACCGCGGAATCCCGGGCCACGCTGGAGGTCCTGGAGAAGTACGCCCCCCAGTACCCGTGCATGCTCACCCAGTTCGCCGACCAGGTCGAAACGGGTGAGCGTTCCTTCGGCAAGGGCAAGAAGAACCCCGAGATGGGCCGGTTCACCATCGAGTTCACCGCGAGCCGTGGCAAGTACGTACCCGGCAGGGACGATCCGGAGTACAACGACAAGCGGGGTCCGCGTTGCTACCCGTGGGTGCAGAACCCGGACGTCTTCCCGCAGTACCCGCCGGGTGGCCCCGTCGACGACGGTTCCTACAAGCCGCCGCCGCCGAGGGAGTCTCCGCTGCCGGTACGTCCACCGGGCGAAGGCGTTCCCACCGACGGCGAGCCCGCCCCGGACTTCGGCGACAACCCCGCGTCGACGACGCCGAACTCGGCGAGTGCACCCCAGATCAAACACTCGGCGGCCGAGCGCGACCTGCTGGGGATGTTGCTGGCGCCGTCGATGGGGGTGGCACCCGACGAGGTTCCACGATGGAGCGACCTGCTGGTCGGTCCGGTCTTCCGCGGCCAGGAGGTGACCGTGCGATGA
- a CDS encoding ABC transporter permease encodes MWRSRISRLVSRPGDTLAVLGYQLAFYVYTVSTVPVTLRHYRKETVRLLTEVVFGNGALAVIGGTLGVMVGMAVCTGAIVGLQGYASLNQLGTSALTGFVTAYFNTREVAPLSAGLALSATVGCGFTAQLGAMRISEEIDALEVMGVRSIPYLVTSRMIAGVVAVIPLYVVGLLGAYFASRQVTVSFYGQSAGTYDHYFHLFLPPVDVLWSFAKVMVFSFIIVLTHCYYGYTARGGPAGVGVAVGRAVKTSIVLVVIIDFFLSLAIWGSTTTVRIAG; translated from the coding sequence ATGTGGCGGAGCCGGATCTCCCGTCTGGTGTCCCGGCCGGGGGACACGCTCGCCGTGCTCGGCTATCAGCTCGCCTTCTACGTCTACACCGTCTCGACGGTCCCGGTGACGCTGCGCCACTACCGGAAGGAAACAGTGCGGCTGCTTACCGAGGTCGTGTTCGGCAACGGTGCGCTCGCGGTGATCGGCGGAACGCTCGGTGTCATGGTGGGAATGGCGGTGTGCACCGGCGCCATTGTCGGTCTGCAGGGTTACGCGTCACTGAACCAGCTCGGTACCTCGGCGCTGACCGGATTCGTCACGGCCTACTTCAACACCCGTGAAGTGGCACCGCTGTCGGCGGGGCTCGCGTTGTCGGCGACGGTCGGGTGCGGATTCACCGCCCAGCTCGGCGCGATGCGGATCTCGGAGGAGATCGACGCACTGGAAGTGATGGGCGTGCGGTCCATCCCGTACCTGGTGACGAGCCGGATGATCGCCGGTGTCGTCGCTGTGATCCCGCTGTACGTGGTGGGTCTGCTCGGCGCCTACTTCGCCTCGCGACAGGTCACCGTGTCCTTCTACGGCCAGTCGGCGGGAACCTACGACCACTATTTCCACCTGTTCCTGCCACCGGTCGACGTGTTGTGGTCGTTCGCGAAGGTGATGGTGTTCAGCTTCATCATCGTGTTGACGCACTGCTACTACGGCTACACCGCGCGCGGCGGACCGGCCGGCGTCGGGGTCGCGGTGGGTCGCGCCGTCAAGACCTCGATCGTGCTCGTGGTCATCATCGACTTCTTCCTGAGCCTCGCGATCTGGGGCTCGACCACAACCGTCCGGATCGCGGGATGA
- a CDS encoding MlaE family ABC transporter permease, whose protein sequence is MSSPGASASVPLSAAFAQVGHLATLSWKVLRAMPQRPYHVREWITQAWFVASVTILPTALVAIPFGAVISMQLGSLTQQIGAQSFTGAASALAILQQASPLITALLVAGAGGSAMCADIGARTIREEIDAMEVLGVPTIHRLIVPRVIGAMVTAVLLNGLVSVVGVMGGYFFNVVLQGGTPGAYLASFNALAQLPDLWVSEFKALLYGFVAGVVAAYRGLNPSGGPKGVGDAVNQGVVITFLLLFVINLVITGIYLQIVPPKAL, encoded by the coding sequence GTGAGTTCTCCGGGTGCGAGCGCGAGTGTTCCGCTCAGTGCTGCCTTCGCCCAGGTCGGGCATTTGGCCACGCTGAGCTGGAAAGTGCTGCGCGCCATGCCCCAACGTCCGTACCACGTACGGGAATGGATCACGCAGGCCTGGTTCGTGGCGAGCGTGACGATCCTGCCGACCGCGCTGGTCGCGATCCCGTTCGGTGCCGTCATCTCGATGCAGCTCGGCTCGTTGACCCAGCAGATCGGTGCCCAGTCGTTCACCGGGGCCGCGAGTGCGCTCGCGATCCTGCAGCAGGCCAGTCCACTGATCACCGCGTTGCTGGTCGCGGGAGCGGGTGGTTCGGCGATGTGCGCCGACATCGGCGCACGCACGATCCGCGAAGAGATCGACGCGATGGAAGTCCTCGGTGTGCCCACCATTCACCGGTTGATCGTGCCCCGTGTGATCGGCGCGATGGTGACCGCGGTGCTGCTCAACGGTCTCGTCAGCGTGGTCGGTGTGATGGGCGGCTACTTCTTCAACGTGGTGTTGCAGGGTGGCACTCCCGGTGCCTACCTGGCGAGTTTCAACGCGCTCGCACAACTGCCGGACCTGTGGGTCAGCGAGTTCAAGGCGCTGCTTTACGGCTTCGTCGCCGGTGTCGTCGCCGCCTACCGCGGGCTGAACCCGAGCGGAGGGCCGAAGGGCGTGGGCGATGCTGTCAACCAGGGCGTGGTGATCACGTTCCTGTTGTTGTTCGTCATCAACCTGGTGATCACGGGAATCTACCTGCAAATCGTTCCGCCGAAGGCGTTGTGA
- a CDS encoding glucose 1-dehydrogenase, with protein MARLDGKVAIITGGARGQGAAAVRRFVAEGARVLIADVADADGTVLAKELGDAARYCHLDVSVEDEWDAAIEMCSAEFGPVDVLVNNAGVLHFSAIADTRLEDFERVVRINQVGTFLGMRAALRTMPDGGSIINVSSVEGLAGMPLVGAYTASKFAIRGMTKVAALELGERRIRVNSVHPGMIDTQMVHDAAGGPIDMSWVGKRVALNRVGEAGEIASLVLFLASDESSYCTGSEFVADGGATATHSLIG; from the coding sequence ATGGCACGCCTGGACGGCAAGGTCGCGATCATCACCGGTGGTGCGCGAGGACAGGGCGCGGCGGCGGTGCGCCGGTTCGTCGCCGAAGGAGCGCGCGTGCTGATCGCCGACGTCGCCGACGCGGACGGCACCGTGCTGGCGAAAGAACTCGGCGACGCGGCGCGGTACTGCCACCTCGACGTCTCCGTCGAGGACGAGTGGGACGCGGCGATCGAGATGTGCTCCGCGGAGTTCGGGCCGGTGGACGTGCTGGTCAACAACGCGGGCGTCCTGCACTTCTCCGCGATCGCCGACACGCGGCTGGAGGACTTCGAACGCGTCGTCCGGATCAACCAGGTCGGCACGTTCCTCGGGATGCGTGCCGCACTGCGGACGATGCCCGACGGCGGCTCGATCATCAACGTGTCCTCCGTGGAGGGTTTGGCCGGGATGCCGCTGGTGGGGGCCTACACGGCGAGCAAGTTCGCGATCCGGGGCATGACGAAGGTGGCCGCGCTGGAACTCGGGGAGCGCCGAATCCGCGTCAACTCGGTCCATCCGGGCATGATCGACACCCAGATGGTGCACGACGCCGCCGGTGGTCCGATCGACATGTCCTGGGTGGGCAAGCGCGTCGCTCTCAACCGGGTGGGCGAGGCAGGCGAGATCGCGTCGCTGGTGCTGTTTCTCGCCAGTGACGAGAGTTCCTACTGCACCGGTTCCGAATTCGTCGCCGACGGTGGCGCGACGGCGACGCACTCGTTGATCGGGTGA
- a CDS encoding aldehyde dehydrogenase family protein, with amino-acid sequence MTLTIKHHLDEVGLADGRLFVSGTWRQAKAGATWAHRHPATGETVGTVAVADTEDVDDAVRAARRAFDDGPWPSMRAGERMRIVRRCGDLLREHADELRSLQALDNGVPLSFGTVYAGSVDIAADAFEHHAGWIDKAGGQTLPPFQGGDHMAMTLREPIGVVAAILPWNAPFLLFAQKIAPALAAGCTVVIKPSEHATFCVLRMVELLAEAGVPDGVVNLVSGPGEPTGDALIHHPGVDKISFTGSRATGQRIVSASAEGFTRVSLELGGKSPAVVFPDADAGLAGMTAMGMVTLGLSGQACVAHTRALVHRDVYDEFVGAAEMIAGSVTYGDPFDPEVLSGPLVTEAQLEKVLGYVEQGCAAGARLVTGGERVDGELAAGNYVTPAVFADVDNRMSIAREEIFGPVLSVVPFDDEDEAVAMANDTEYGLGAGVFTRDAQRALRVSKRLRCGMVGVNGFQVEPHVPFGGYKQSGLGREGGLAAFESYTELKSVLMPLTDEMM; translated from the coding sequence ATGACACTCACGATCAAGCACCACCTCGACGAGGTGGGACTCGCGGACGGTCGGCTGTTCGTGAGCGGGACGTGGAGACAAGCGAAGGCCGGCGCGACGTGGGCCCACCGGCACCCCGCGACGGGTGAAACCGTGGGCACGGTCGCCGTCGCCGACACCGAGGACGTCGACGACGCCGTGCGCGCGGCCCGCCGGGCGTTCGACGACGGGCCGTGGCCGTCGATGCGCGCGGGTGAACGGATGCGGATCGTGCGACGGTGCGGTGACCTCCTGCGCGAACACGCCGACGAACTCCGCTCGCTGCAGGCACTCGACAACGGCGTGCCGTTGTCGTTCGGCACGGTCTATGCCGGTTCGGTCGACATCGCGGCCGACGCGTTCGAACACCATGCGGGATGGATCGACAAGGCGGGCGGACAGACGTTGCCACCGTTCCAGGGTGGCGACCACATGGCGATGACGTTGCGCGAGCCGATCGGCGTGGTGGCGGCGATCCTGCCGTGGAACGCGCCGTTCCTGCTGTTCGCGCAGAAGATCGCGCCCGCGTTGGCGGCCGGGTGCACGGTCGTGATCAAGCCTTCCGAACACGCGACCTTCTGTGTGCTGCGGATGGTCGAGCTGCTGGCGGAAGCGGGTGTACCGGACGGCGTCGTGAACCTCGTCAGCGGCCCCGGTGAACCGACGGGCGACGCACTCATTCACCACCCGGGTGTCGACAAGATCAGTTTCACCGGCAGCCGGGCGACCGGACAACGGATCGTGTCCGCCTCGGCGGAGGGGTTCACTCGGGTGTCGTTGGAACTCGGGGGCAAGAGCCCCGCCGTGGTGTTCCCGGACGCCGACGCGGGACTGGCCGGAATGACCGCCATGGGGATGGTCACCCTCGGCCTGTCCGGGCAGGCTTGCGTCGCGCACACGCGCGCGCTCGTGCATCGCGACGTCTACGACGAGTTCGTCGGCGCGGCCGAGATGATCGCGGGCTCGGTCACCTACGGCGACCCGTTCGACCCCGAAGTGCTATCCGGCCCGCTCGTCACTGAGGCGCAGCTGGAGAAGGTGCTCGGCTACGTGGAGCAGGGATGCGCCGCCGGTGCCCGTCTGGTGACCGGCGGCGAGCGCGTCGACGGCGAACTCGCGGCGGGAAACTACGTGACGCCGGCCGTGTTCGCCGACGTCGACAACCGGATGTCCATCGCACGGGAGGAAATCTTCGGTCCGGTGCTCTCCGTCGTCCCGTTCGACGACGAGGACGAGGCGGTCGCGATGGCCAACGACACCGAGTACGGCCTGGGCGCCGGAGTGTTCACCCGGGACGCCCAGCGAGCTCTTCGGGTCTCGAAGCGGCTCCGGTGCGGAATGGTGGGCGTCAACGGGTTCCAGGTCGAGCCGCACGTGCCGTTCGGCGGTTACAAGCAGTCGGGCCTGGGACGCGAGGGCGGCCTGGCCGCGTTCGAGTCCTACACCGAACTCAAGTCGGTACTCATGCCGTTGACCGACGAGATGATGTGA
- a CDS encoding 3-oxoacyl-ACP reductase, with protein sequence MTGHDGAVAADGVALDGKVALVTGAGAGLGRSEALALARAGAHVVVNDVSDSIESVVAEIEELGVRAAAVVGDVGEARIAETLVATAVERFGGVDVVVNNAGVLRDRMVFSMSDQEWDDVVRVHLRGHFLVTRSVCAHWRQLSKESGQQVYGRIVNTASEASLFGAAGQPNYAAAKAGITALTVSTARAMARYGVRANVICPRARTGMTEHVFGELDGDSDGVDALSTEHVSPLVAYLASPAADAINGQLFVVHGGMVVLMSAPAIEARFDAADRTWTTDELHKVVGEHFVDRDPDQMFASMQLASLP encoded by the coding sequence ATGACCGGTCACGACGGTGCCGTCGCAGCAGACGGGGTCGCTCTCGACGGGAAGGTCGCACTGGTCACCGGAGCCGGTGCGGGCCTCGGCCGTTCCGAGGCGTTGGCACTCGCGCGTGCCGGTGCGCACGTGGTGGTCAACGACGTCTCGGACTCGATCGAGTCCGTTGTCGCGGAGATCGAGGAGCTCGGGGTGAGAGCGGCCGCGGTTGTCGGCGACGTCGGCGAGGCACGCATCGCGGAGACACTGGTCGCCACGGCCGTCGAGCGTTTCGGCGGTGTCGACGTCGTGGTGAACAACGCGGGCGTGCTGCGCGACCGCATGGTGTTCTCCATGTCGGACCAGGAATGGGACGACGTCGTGCGGGTGCACCTGCGCGGGCACTTCCTCGTCACTCGCAGCGTGTGCGCGCACTGGCGGCAACTGTCCAAAGAGTCCGGACAGCAGGTCTACGGCCGGATCGTCAACACGGCATCGGAGGCGTCCCTGTTCGGCGCCGCCGGGCAGCCGAACTACGCCGCTGCGAAAGCGGGGATCACCGCGCTGACGGTCTCCACCGCACGCGCGATGGCGCGCTACGGGGTACGAGCGAACGTGATCTGCCCGCGCGCCAGAACCGGGATGACCGAACACGTCTTCGGGGAGCTGGACGGGGACTCGGACGGTGTCGACGCGCTGTCGACGGAACACGTCTCGCCGCTCGTCGCCTACCTGGCGAGCCCCGCCGCGGACGCGATCAACGGGCAGTTGTTCGTCGTGCACGGCGGGATGGTCGTGCTCATGTCCGCGCCCGCCATCGAGGCACGCTTCGACGCGGCCGACCGGACGTGGACGACCGACGAACTGCACAAGGTCGTGGGCGAGCACTTCGTCGACCGTGACCCGGACCAGATGTTCGCCAGCATGCAACTCGCATCCCTGCCCTGA
- a CDS encoding Zn-dependent alcohol dehydrogenase: MKAAVLNEIGDRELQLRADVTTAELAPDQVRVRTRVAGICHSDLAAMDGSLPAMAPGVIGHEGSGDVVEVGEQVADLAPGDRVVVSFVAPCGHCKACASNQAYLCDVHVIEGLSTPRFSVGGEPTFGFAGLGTFAEELVVPRAGVVKIEDDVPYEVAALVGCAVVTGVGAVINTAAVRPGSSVAVLGCGGVGISAIQGARAVGATTIVAVDPVVGKHELAERFGATHATTPDGLADVSQDVTGGAGFDYVFEVVGRGSTIRAAYDATRRGGTTVVVGAGSPEEKVEFSAQELFMMERKILPSFYGSVDPRRDVDLVLSLWRTGRLDLEGMVSKRIGLADVNAGLEALHSPDGGLVRQVITFD; encoded by the coding sequence GTGAAAGCAGCGGTGCTCAACGAGATCGGTGACCGCGAGTTGCAGCTGCGTGCGGACGTCACGACAGCGGAACTCGCGCCGGACCAGGTACGCGTCCGGACCCGCGTCGCAGGCATCTGCCACAGCGATCTCGCGGCGATGGACGGGTCGCTGCCTGCGATGGCGCCCGGCGTCATCGGGCATGAGGGCTCCGGCGACGTCGTCGAGGTCGGTGAGCAGGTCGCCGACCTCGCGCCGGGCGACCGCGTCGTCGTCTCCTTCGTCGCGCCCTGCGGCCACTGCAAGGCCTGCGCCAGCAACCAGGCCTACCTCTGCGACGTGCACGTGATCGAAGGCCTCTCCACTCCGCGCTTCTCCGTCGGTGGTGAACCGACGTTCGGCTTCGCGGGGCTCGGGACGTTCGCCGAGGAACTCGTCGTCCCGCGCGCGGGTGTCGTCAAGATCGAGGACGACGTGCCGTACGAGGTGGCGGCACTCGTCGGGTGCGCGGTGGTGACCGGTGTCGGGGCCGTGATCAACACGGCTGCGGTGCGTCCCGGCTCGTCGGTTGCGGTCCTCGGGTGCGGAGGCGTCGGAATCTCCGCGATCCAGGGGGCACGCGCCGTCGGCGCGACGACGATCGTCGCGGTCGATCCCGTGGTCGGCAAGCACGAACTGGCCGAGCGGTTCGGCGCCACGCACGCGACCACGCCGGACGGCTTGGCCGACGTGAGTCAGGACGTCACCGGTGGCGCCGGTTTCGACTACGTCTTCGAGGTCGTGGGGCGGGGAAGCACGATCCGAGCCGCTTACGACGCCACCCGGCGCGGTGGGACGACCGTGGTCGTCGGCGCGGGCAGCCCGGAGGAGAAGGTCGAGTTCAGCGCGCAGGAACTGTTCATGATGGAACGCAAGATCCTGCCGTCGTTCTACGGCTCGGTCGATCCGCGCCGGGACGTCGACCTGGTGCTGTCGCTGTGGCGCACGGGCCGGCTCGATTTGGAAGGCATGGTCAGCAAACGGATCGGACTCGCCGACGTCAACGCCGGGCTCGAGGCACTGCACTCCCCGGACGGTGGTCTCGTCCGCCAGGTGATCACGTTCGACTGA
- a CDS encoding ferredoxin has protein sequence MKVSVDPDLCEANGVCVGLAPGVFSLDDDELLHIRQPDESATDLERVSKAVQLCPKQALRLDEE, from the coding sequence ATGAAGGTCAGTGTCGATCCGGATCTGTGCGAGGCCAACGGCGTGTGCGTCGGCCTCGCGCCGGGGGTGTTCTCGCTCGACGACGACGAACTGCTGCACATTCGCCAACCGGACGAGTCGGCCACCGACCTGGAACGTGTTTCCAAGGCGGTCCAGCTCTGCCCGAAGCAAGCGCTCCGGCTCGACGAGGAGTGA
- a CDS encoding acyl-CoA dehydrogenase family protein: MRITYTAEQEELRRELRSYFAGLMTPEVRAELHHGGEYGDGRTYKAIVRQMGTDGWLALGWPVEHGGRGRTMLDQLIFTDEAAVAGAPVPFLTLNSVAPTIMRYGTDAQKAHFLPRIAAGELHFSIGYSEPDAGTDLAALRTTADRDGDEFVVSGQKMWTSLIAHADYVWLACRTDREARKHKGLSVLAVPTDSPGFSWTPVHTVAGPSTSATYYQDVRVPSSALIGDLNGGWPLITNQLNHERVALTSSAPLRLALDEVRTWASETRLSDGRRILDQEWVQTHLARVHASVEVLKLMNWKIAWTSEHQPAPAAASATKVYGTELATEAYRLLMETLGSSGTVRDGSRGAALHGRVERMHRSSLILTFGGGTNEVQRDIVASVGLGIPLAKR; this comes from the coding sequence ATGCGCATCACCTACACCGCAGAGCAGGAGGAACTCCGCCGCGAACTCCGCAGCTACTTCGCCGGACTCATGACGCCGGAGGTTCGTGCGGAGCTGCACCACGGCGGCGAGTACGGCGACGGACGCACCTACAAAGCGATCGTCCGGCAGATGGGCACCGACGGCTGGCTCGCTCTCGGATGGCCCGTCGAGCACGGCGGCCGAGGCCGCACGATGCTCGATCAGTTGATCTTCACCGACGAGGCGGCCGTCGCAGGCGCACCCGTGCCGTTCCTGACCCTCAACAGCGTCGCTCCGACGATCATGCGATACGGAACCGACGCCCAGAAGGCCCACTTCCTGCCCCGCATCGCCGCAGGCGAACTGCACTTCTCCATCGGCTACTCCGAACCCGACGCGGGCACCGACCTGGCCGCGCTGCGCACCACCGCCGACCGCGACGGCGACGAGTTCGTCGTCAGCGGCCAGAAGATGTGGACCAGCCTCATCGCCCACGCCGACTACGTGTGGCTGGCCTGCCGTACGGACCGGGAGGCCCGCAAGCACAAGGGACTGAGCGTGCTCGCCGTGCCCACCGACAGCCCGGGATTCTCGTGGACACCGGTACACACGGTCGCCGGTCCGAGCACGAGTGCCACCTACTACCAGGACGTGCGCGTCCCGTCCTCGGCGCTGATCGGTGACCTCAACGGCGGATGGCCGCTGATCACCAATCAGCTCAATCACGAACGCGTCGCACTGACCTCGTCGGCGCCGTTGCGGCTCGCACTCGACGAAGTGCGCACGTGGGCGTCCGAGACCCGGCTGTCGGACGGGCGCCGGATCCTCGATCAGGAATGGGTGCAGACCCACCTTGCTCGCGTGCACGCGAGCGTCGAGGTGCTCAAGCTGATGAATTGGAAGATCGCCTGGACCTCCGAGCACCAACCGGCTCCGGCCGCCGCCTCCGCCACGAAGGTCTACGGCACAGAACTGGCGACCGAGGCCTACCGCCTGCTGATGGAGACACTCGGCTCCAGCGGCACCGTCCGAGACGGCTCGCGCGGCGCGGCGCTGCACGGGCGGGTCGAACGGATGCACCGCTCGTCGCTGATTCTGACCTTCGGTGGTGGCACCAACGAGGTGCAGCGCGACATCGTCGCCTCCGTCGGTCTCGGCATCCCCCTGGCCAAGCGCTGA